The Bradyrhizobium betae genomic interval CAATCGTCGGGAAGCTCAAGGAGCTTGCGCCCGCCTTGAAAGCTGCTGGCATCAATCGCCTGTTCCTGTTTGGGTCCCGCGCGCGCGGCGACGCGCGCCCTGACAGCGATCTCGATGTTCTGGTCGAGACGACTCCGCATGGGGAAGAGCCACGTTTTGATTACTTCAAGGCCGTGAGCCTGATCGAAGACCAAGTCGGCCTTCAGGCCCAGATATCGATGCGGGACCTGCTGAAGCCGCGCATCGCCGAGCGAATCGCAGATGATCTGGTCGAGGTATTCTGAATGCCGCCGACCCTGGAAGACCGACTGCGAGATATTCTGGAAGCCATCACGGACATCGAAAGTGTCGTGAAGGGCTTCACATTCGACAAATTCGTCTCTGAAAAGACTGCCCGGCTGGCAATCGAACGTCTTCTCGAGATCATCTGCGAGGCGTCGAGATCTATTCCAGATGACGTGAAACGAGCTGAGCCGGGAATCGACTGGCGAAAGATGATCGACTTCGGAAATCTGCTGCGTCACGCCTATCACATGACAAAAGCCGAGGTCGTTTGGGATATCATCCAAGTCCACCTTCCCCCGTTGAAATCCTGCGCTGAGAGACACATTCGCATGTCGAGCCGCTAGAGGCTGGACGCGAAGACAATGATGACCAACAGCAAATCCATCGA includes:
- a CDS encoding nucleotidyltransferase family protein; translated protein: MTEVADIPLQTIVGKLKELAPALKAAGINRLFLFGSRARGDARPDSDLDVLVETTPHGEEPRFDYFKAVSLIEDQVGLQAQISMRDLLKPRIAERIADDLVEVF
- a CDS encoding DUF86 domain-containing protein, producing the protein MPPTLEDRLRDILEAITDIESVVKGFTFDKFVSEKTARLAIERLLEIICEASRSIPDDVKRAEPGIDWRKMIDFGNLLRHAYHMTKAEVVWDIIQVHLPPLKSCAERHIRMSSR